From Cydia pomonella isolate Wapato2018A chromosome 26, ilCydPomo1, whole genome shotgun sequence, one genomic window encodes:
- the LOC133532199 gene encoding zinc transporter foi isoform X2, which translates to MSHHLVTVCMFCLLCAAHTCGAHVETKDVHTYEPTIDYNIPLDLTEKRKLEHLERYNHKLQKIRQPRPKRHLDDVSDTYIGEILKEYGTGDTMNLTGFNNMLNVLELSKLVQGRVETKEGPNQRNSVYCLNSSDLITAVNKGLYTDDHDHNEHQHTDPTHDHDVLITEDTLRAVCPVLLYQKLGKPDEKRDCVIHNKVTNTQTNLKSLDSAVTKTDKKDDTNKNMFAVWLYSFLSITAISACGLLGVAVIPIMHKTYYNHLLQFLVALAVGTLCGDALLHLMPHAMSPHDHDHGPGTSLETSTASHNDGMWKGLAAMLGVVFFYFTEKGLTVVVEWRKRRQKLEEDKLPSRVRVLKDETVGGCSGGAKAPITNSTTNSFLKIFKKDEKNDPTTKTCKHKYSEYPYCYDEIDTDTHDDHHLRDGQIPPSPKAKQNNSVSVVSSNALSAEGKEEPTAKDWLLKAEPSSVVEMNNIKHKEDGAKDLKDGDSYTVILREHSRAHHGHSHAHGHVHAPPSSLSSVAWMVIMGDGLHNFTDGMAIGAAFASNIAGGFSTAIAVLCHELPHELGDFAVLLKAGMSVKRAVCYNVLSSALCLGGMVCGVLAGHAPNATRWLFAAAAGMFLYIALVDMMPELSTSHSKEGTLCQCLLQLAGLATGIGIMLVIALYEEDLKTLFG; encoded by the exons ATGTCTCATCACCTGGTCACCGTCTGCATGTTCTGCCTGCTCTGCGCAGCGCACACCTGCGGGGCCCACGTCGAAACTAAAGATGTACACACATACGAACCGACAATAGACTACAACATACCCTTAGACTTGACAGAGAAACGAAAACTAGAACACCTAGAACGCTACAACCATAAACTACAGAAAATAAGACAGCCTCGCCCGAAAAGACACCTCGACGATGTCTCAGATACGTATATTGGGGAGATTTTGAAAGAGTACGGGACGGGAGATACGATGAATTTGACAGGATTCAACAATATGCTGAATGTCCTGGAGCTGTCCAAGTTGGTGCAAGGAAGGGTGGAGACTAAAGAGGGTCCAAATCAACGTAATTCTGTTTAT TGCTTAAACAGCTCCGATCTCATCACCGCTGTCAACAAAGGCCTATATACAGACGATCACGACCATAACGAGCACCAACACACAGACCCCACTCACGACCATGACGTACTAATAACAGAAGACACCCTCCGTGCCGTCTGTCCAGTCCTCCTATACCAGAAACTCGGGAAACCGGACGAAAAACGAGACTGCGTCATACATAATAAAGTCACAAATAcacaaacaaacttaaaaagTCTCGATAGCGCAGTGACAAAGACAGACAAAAAAGATGACACCAATAAAAACATGTTCGCCGTCTGGCTATACTCCTTCCTTAGTATAACAGCCATCAGTGCATGTGGTCTTCTAGGAGTAGCAGTAATCCCCATTATGCATAAAACGTACTACAACCATCTCCTTCAGTTCCTAGTGGCGTTAGCCGTGGGAACTCTTTGTGGTGACGCGCTGTTACATCTAATGCCTCATGCGATGAGTCCGCACGACCACGATCATGGTCCCGGCACCTCATTAGAAACTTCAACAGCATCACATAACGACGGTATGTGGAAAGGCCTCGCCGCCATGTTGGGTGTCGTCTTCTTCTATTTCACTGAGAAGGGACTGACTGTTGTTGTCGAATGGAGAAAGAGACGTCAAAAGCTCGAAGAAGACAAACTTCCTTCAAGAGTCCGAGTCTTGAAAGACGAAACAGTTGGAGGTTGCTCAGGCGGCGCTAAAGCACCAATCACCAACTCCACTAcaaattcatttttgaaaatctTCAAGAAAGACGAAAAGAACGATCCCACAACTAAAACTTGCAAACACAAGTATTCAGAATACCCCTACTGTTATGACGAAATCGACACAGATACACATGACGATCACCATTTGCGGGATGGTCAGATCCCACCAAGCCCTAAAGCTAAGCAGAACAACTCTGTGAGTGTGGTGTCTTCGAATGCGTTGAGTGCTGAGGGTAAAGAAGAGCCGACGGCGAAGGATTGGCTGCTGAAGGCAGAGCCCTCGTCGGTGGTGGAGATGAACAATATTAAACATAAGGAGGATGGTGCTAAGGATCTCAAGGATGGAGACAGCTATACTGTAATATTAAG GGAGCATTCCCGGGCCCACCACGGGCACTCCCACGCCCACGGCCACGTCCACGCCCCTCCCTCCAGCTTGTCTTCCGTGGCCTGGATGGTCATCATGGGCGACGGGCTGCACAACTTCACCGACGGCATGGCTATAG gtgCCGCATTCGCATCTAACATCGCTGGTGGCTTCTCTACGGCTATTGCCGTCTTGTGCCACGAATTACCGCATGaattag GTGACTTCGCGGTACTCCTAAAAGCGGGCATGTCGGTGAAGCGCGCCGTGTGCTACAACGTGCTGTCGTCAGCGTTGTGTCTCGGCGGCATGGTGTGCGGCGTGCTGGCCGGCCACGCGCCCAACGCCACCCGCTGGCTGTTCGCCGCGGCCGCCGGCATGTTCCTGTACATCGCCCTCGTCGATATG ATGCCCGAGCTGAGCACGTCGCACAGCAAGGAGGGCACGCTGTGCCAGTGCCTGCTGCAGCTGGCGGGGCTCGCCACCGGCATCGGCATCATGCTCGTCATCGCCCTCTACGAAGAAGACCTAAAGACGTTGTTCGGTTAA
- the LOC133532199 gene encoding zinc transporter foi isoform X1: MSHHLVTVCMFCLLCAAHTCGAHVETKDVHTYEPTIDYNIPLDLTEKRKLEHLERYNHKLQKIRQPRPKRHLDDVSDTYIGEILKEYGTGDTMNLTGFNNMLNVLELSKLVQGRVETKEGPNQRNSVYCLNSSDLITAVNKGLYTDDHDHNEHQHTDPTHDHDVLITEDTLRAVCPVLLYQKLGKPDEKRDCVIHNKVTNTQTNLKSLDSAVTKTDKKDDTNKNMFAVWLYSFLSITAISACGLLGVAVIPIMHKTYYNHLLQFLVALAVGTLCGDALLHLMPHAMSPHDHDHGPGTSLETSTASHNDGMWKGLAAMLGVVFFYFTEKGLTVVVEWRKRRQKLEEDKLPSRVRVLKDETVGGCSGGAKAPITNSTTNSFLKIFKKDEKNDPTTKTCKHKYSEYPYCYDEIDTDTHDDHHLRDGQIPPSPKAKQNNSVSVVSSNALSAEGKEEPTAKDWLLKAEPSSVVEMNNIKHKEDGAKDLKDGDSYTVILREHSRAHHGHSHAHGHVHAPPSSLSSVAWMVIMGDGLHNFTDGMAIGMYSHGPENIPWPPRPRPRPSLQQLVFSGLDGHHGLHNFTDSMAIIGKFMTN; the protein is encoded by the exons ATGTCTCATCACCTGGTCACCGTCTGCATGTTCTGCCTGCTCTGCGCAGCGCACACCTGCGGGGCCCACGTCGAAACTAAAGATGTACACACATACGAACCGACAATAGACTACAACATACCCTTAGACTTGACAGAGAAACGAAAACTAGAACACCTAGAACGCTACAACCATAAACTACAGAAAATAAGACAGCCTCGCCCGAAAAGACACCTCGACGATGTCTCAGATACGTATATTGGGGAGATTTTGAAAGAGTACGGGACGGGAGATACGATGAATTTGACAGGATTCAACAATATGCTGAATGTCCTGGAGCTGTCCAAGTTGGTGCAAGGAAGGGTGGAGACTAAAGAGGGTCCAAATCAACGTAATTCTGTTTAT TGCTTAAACAGCTCCGATCTCATCACCGCTGTCAACAAAGGCCTATATACAGACGATCACGACCATAACGAGCACCAACACACAGACCCCACTCACGACCATGACGTACTAATAACAGAAGACACCCTCCGTGCCGTCTGTCCAGTCCTCCTATACCAGAAACTCGGGAAACCGGACGAAAAACGAGACTGCGTCATACATAATAAAGTCACAAATAcacaaacaaacttaaaaagTCTCGATAGCGCAGTGACAAAGACAGACAAAAAAGATGACACCAATAAAAACATGTTCGCCGTCTGGCTATACTCCTTCCTTAGTATAACAGCCATCAGTGCATGTGGTCTTCTAGGAGTAGCAGTAATCCCCATTATGCATAAAACGTACTACAACCATCTCCTTCAGTTCCTAGTGGCGTTAGCCGTGGGAACTCTTTGTGGTGACGCGCTGTTACATCTAATGCCTCATGCGATGAGTCCGCACGACCACGATCATGGTCCCGGCACCTCATTAGAAACTTCAACAGCATCACATAACGACGGTATGTGGAAAGGCCTCGCCGCCATGTTGGGTGTCGTCTTCTTCTATTTCACTGAGAAGGGACTGACTGTTGTTGTCGAATGGAGAAAGAGACGTCAAAAGCTCGAAGAAGACAAACTTCCTTCAAGAGTCCGAGTCTTGAAAGACGAAACAGTTGGAGGTTGCTCAGGCGGCGCTAAAGCACCAATCACCAACTCCACTAcaaattcatttttgaaaatctTCAAGAAAGACGAAAAGAACGATCCCACAACTAAAACTTGCAAACACAAGTATTCAGAATACCCCTACTGTTATGACGAAATCGACACAGATACACATGACGATCACCATTTGCGGGATGGTCAGATCCCACCAAGCCCTAAAGCTAAGCAGAACAACTCTGTGAGTGTGGTGTCTTCGAATGCGTTGAGTGCTGAGGGTAAAGAAGAGCCGACGGCGAAGGATTGGCTGCTGAAGGCAGAGCCCTCGTCGGTGGTGGAGATGAACAATATTAAACATAAGGAGGATGGTGCTAAGGATCTCAAGGATGGAGACAGCTATACTGTAATATTAAG GGAGCATTCCCGGGCCCACCACGGGCACTCCCACGCCCACGGCCACGTCCACGCCCCTCCCTCCAGCTTGTCTTCCGTGGCCTGGATGGTCATCATGGGCGACGGGCTGCACAACTTCACCGACGGCATGGCTATAGGTATGTACTCCCATGGTCCAGAGAACATTCCCTGGCCACCACGGCCACGTCCACGCCCCTCCCTCCAGCAACTTGTTTTCAGTGGCCTCGATGGTCATCATGGGCTGCACAATTTCACCGACAGCATGGCTATTATAGGGAAGTTTATGACAAACTAA